A window of the Parambassis ranga chromosome 17, fParRan2.1, whole genome shotgun sequence genome harbors these coding sequences:
- the LOC114449812 gene encoding noelin-3 has protein sequence MSQSIEVLNLRTQRDFQYIMRMESQIKGLRSKFRQIESDRKTLVNKNFQELKGKMESLQPLIPVLEQYKTDAKLISQFKDEIRNLSGVLMGIQEEMGAYDYEELQQRVLNLENRLRNCMSKLTCGKLMKITGPLTVKTSGTRFGAWMTDPLASPKNNRVWYMDSYTNNKIVKEFKSIADFVAGVESRTYNLPFKWAGTNHVVYNGSLYYNKMQSNIIVRYSFETGRVVTQRALESAGFHNVYPYTWGGFSDIDLMADELGLWAVYATNQNAGNIVISQLNPDTLQILNTWNTEYSKRNAGESFMICGTLYITNSHLTGAKVYYAYSTKTSTYEYTDIPFHNQYFHMSMLDYNARDRALYGWNNGHQVLFNVTLFHIIKTEDDS, from the exons ATGTCGCAGTCAATCGAGGTGCTGAACCTGCGGACGCAGAGGGACTTTCAGTACATCATGAGGATGGAGAGCCAGATCAAAGGGCTGCGGTCAAAGTTCCGACAGATCGAATCGGACAGGAAGACGCTCGTCAACAAAAACTTTCAG GAGCTGAAGGGAAAGATGGAGTCCTTGCAGCCACTGATCCCCGTCCTGGAGCAGTACAAGACAGACGCCAAACTCATTTCCCAGTTCAAAGATGAGATCAGAAATCTGTCCGGTGTGTTGATGGGCATCCAGGAGGAGATGGGAGCCTATGACTACGAGGAACTGCAACAGAGGGTCCTAAACCTGGAAAACAGGCTTCGCAACTGTATgagcaaactca CATGTGGCAAGCTAATGAAGATCACTGGGCCGctgacagtaaaaacatcaGGGACCAGATTCGGAGCCTGGATGACCGACCCGCTGGCGTCGCCCAAAAACAACAGG GTCTGGTACATGGACAGCTACACCAACAACAAGATAGTAAAAGAGTTTAAATCCATCGCTGATTTTGTGGCAGGAGTTGAGTCCAGAACCTACAACCTGCCTTTCAAATGGGCTGGAACCAACCACGTGGTGTACAACGGCTCTCTGTACTACAACAAGATGCAAAGTAACATCATTGTGAGGTACAGTTTCGAGACAGGCCGCGTGGTCACACAGAGAGCGCTGGAGTCGGCAGGCTTCCACAATGTGTACCCGTACACTTGGGGAGGCTTCTCAGATATCGACCTGATGGCAGACGAGCTGGGCCTGTGGGCCGTGTACGCCACCAACCAGAACGCTGGGAACATCGTCATCAGCCAGCTGAACCCGGACACGCTCCAGATCCTCAACACATGGAACACAGAGTACTCAAAAAGGAACGCCGGCGAGTCTTTTATGATCTGTGGGACTCTCTACATCACTAACTCCCACCTGACCGGTGCCAAGGTGTACTACGCCTACTCCACTAAAACCTCCACATACGAGTATACAGACATTCCCTTTCACAACCAGTACTTCCACATGTCTATGCTGGACTACAACGCCAGAGACCGCGCCCTCTATGGCTGGAACAATGGCCACCAGgtcctgtttaatgttacaCTTTTCCACATCATTAAAACTGAGGATGACTCTTAA